A region from the Triticum aestivum cultivar Chinese Spring chromosome 3D, IWGSC CS RefSeq v2.1, whole genome shotgun sequence genome encodes:
- the LOC123075223 gene encoding cysteine proteinase inhibitor 4 — MARLVGAAGACALLVILLMACAASAARSEPGAARQLWDDGRKVGGRTEVTDVEGDREVQELGRYSVEEHNRRREEGCEGGGGVCGRLEFARVVSAQRQVVSGIKYYLRVAAAEEGGAGSNGVTDGRVFDAVVVVKPWLQSRALIRFAPADAK; from the coding sequence ATGGCTCGGCTGGTCGGTGCCGCCGGCGCGTGCGCGCTCCTCGTCATCCTGCTCATGGCGTGCGCGGCGTCCGCAGCGCGCAGCGAGCCAGGCGCCGCGCGGCAGCTGTGGGACGACGGGAGGAAGGTGGGGGGACGGACGGAGGTGACGGACGTGGAGGGCGACAGGGAGGTGCAGGAGCTGGGGCGATACTCCGTCGAAGAGCACAACCGGCGCCGGGAGGAGGgctgcgagggcggcggcggtgtctGCGGCCGGCTGGAGTTCGCCCGCGTGGTGTCGGCGCAGCGCCAGGTGGTCTCCGGAATCAAGTACTACCTCCGCGTCGCGGCCGCCGAGGAAGGTGGCGCGGGGAGCAACGGCGTCACCGACGGCCGCGTGTTCGACGCCGTGGTGGTCGTGAAGCCCTGGCTCCAGTCCCGCGCTCTGATCAGGTTCGCGCCGGCCGACGCCAAATGA
- the LOC123075222 gene encoding cysteine proteinase inhibitor 4-like: MLITIVVCLTLTQELGRYSVEEHNRRRGEGCEDGGVCGRLEFARVVSAQRQVVSGVKYYLRVAAAEENGAGTNGVSDGRVFDAVVVVKPWLQSRALVRFAPADAK, from the coding sequence ATGCTGATCACCATCGTTGTGTGCCTTACTCTAACACAGGAGCTTGGTCGGTACTCCGTGGAGGAGCACAACCGGCGCCGGGGGGAGGGCTGCGAGGACGGCGGCGTCTGCGGCCGGCTGGAGTTCGCCCGCGTGGTGTCGGCGCAGCGCCAGGTGGTGTCCGGGGTCAAGTACTACCTCCGCGTCGCGGCCGCCGAGGAGAACGGCGCGGGGACGAACGGCGTCAGTGACGGCCGCGTGTTCGACGCCGTGGTGGTCGTCAAGCCCTGGCTCCAGTCCCGCGCGCTGGTCAGGTTCGCGCCGGCCGATGCCAAATGA